One stretch of Juglans microcarpa x Juglans regia isolate MS1-56 chromosome 3D, Jm3101_v1.0, whole genome shotgun sequence DNA includes these proteins:
- the LOC121254553 gene encoding probable E3 ubiquitin-protein ligase RHY1A isoform X2: MTSASELFYSRRSRLGRSDQDLGFDRISPYNRRHHSDLHSHQPYHHHRRDLDGCNPPRRSPHVSHHTRASVRSGPSQFVASNNSNTENLSSRSRPRLTENDRLPGAVLLARARLLQRLRGEPLSGNRESDRPPSYINRTEIMFEDDISGLVDVGNMGNRTSTGQSVGSSTITDLSSRIERLQLLQEPKKKPPGLTQEALDCLRVEVYSSTVEGVVSRGSQDCSICLETFSEGDELIHLPCGHKFHSACLDPWVRTCGDCPYCRRDIVITSHREIKRT, from the exons ATGACGAGCGCATCGGAGCTATTCTACTCCCGGAGGTCTCGCCTGGGTCGGAGCGACCAGGATCTAGGGTTCGATCGAATTTCTCCCTACAACCGCCGCCATCATAGCGATCTTCACAGCCATCAGCCCTATCACCATCATCGCCGTGATTTGGACGGCTGCAATCCTCCCCGGCGATCCCCGCATGTGTCGCATCACACG CGTGCATCAGTTCGATCTGGTCCGAGTCAGTTTGTTGCAAGCAACAATTCTAACACAGAAAATTTAAGCAGCAGGAGTAGGCCGAGGTTAACTGAGAATGACAGGCTTCCTGGGGCTGTGCTGCTTGCAAGGGCAAGGCTTCTGCAGAGGTTGAGAGGGGAGCCTCTTTCTGGAAACAG GGAAAGCGACAGACCTCCGTCTTACATTAACCGTACTGAAATAATGTTTGAAGATGATATAAGTGGGCTGGTTGATGTTGGTAACATGGGGAATCGAACGTCAACAGGTCAGTCAGTTGGAAGCTCAACCATTACCGACTTGAGCTCCCGAATTGAGAGGCTGCAATTATTGCAAGAACCAAAGAAGAAGCCGCCTGGTCTCACTCAGGAGGCTCTTGACTGTTTGCGCGTGGAGGTTTATAGCAGCACAGTTGAGGGGGTGGTGTCAAGAGGTTCACAGGATTGTAGTATATGTCTGGAGACTTTCTCAGAGGGAGACGAGCTTATACACTTGCCCTGTGGGCATAAATTCCACTCTGCATGCTTGGATCCCTGGGTTCGAACCTGTGGGGACTGTCCGTATTGCCGTCGAGATATAGTCATAACTAGTCATAGAGAGATAAAAAGGACGTAA
- the LOC121254551 gene encoding probable protein phosphatase 2C 63 produces MMLRSCYSPLERCFFGRLGCGCGGGRGDGLLWHTDLKPHASGDYSIAVVQANSSLEDQSQVFSSPSATYVGVYDGHGGPEASRFVNKRLFPYLHKFATEQGGLSVDVIKKAFHVTEEEFLHLVKRALPARPQIASVGSCCLVGAISNDELYVANLGDSRAVLGRRVLESAKNLVVAERLSDDHNVAVEKVRKELKALHPDDSHIVVYCRGVWRIKGIIQVSRSIGDVYLKRPEFNRDPIFQQFGNPVPLKRPVMTAEPSILFRKLKPQDLFLIFASDGLWEQLSDEAAVDIVLKNPRAGIAKTLVRAAIQEAAKKKEMRYGDIKKIEKGVRRHFHDDITVIVIYLDHQKGSSNGRFNHNTFSCTNAPVDIFSLNADEAEDDLLHPVF; encoded by the exons ATGATGCTGCGGTCGTGTTACAGCCCACTGGAGCGCTGCTTTTTTGGGCGTCTAGGCTGTGGCTGTGGTGGCGGCAGGGGCGATGGACTTCTCTGGCACACGGACCTCAAGCCTCATGCGTCTGGGGATTACTCCATCGCGGTGGTCCAGGCCAATTCCAGCCTCGAAGACCAGAGCCAGGTCTTCAGCTCGCCCTCCGCCACTTACGTCGGCGTCTACGATGGCCATGGTGGGCCAGAGGCTTCCAGATTCGTCAACAAGCGCCTATTTCCTTATTTGCACA AATTCGCTACTGAACAAGGTGGATTATCCGTGGATGTGATAAAGAAGGCATTTCATGTCACCGAGGAGGAGTTTTTGCATTTAGTAAAGCGAGCATTGCCTGCACGGCCACAAATTGCTTCAGTCGGGTCATGCTGTCTTGTTGGTGCTATTTCAAATGATGAATTGTACGTCGCAAATCTTGGTGACTCGAGAGCAGTTCTTGGCCGAAGAGTTCTGGAGAGTGCAAAAAACTTGGTTGTGGCGGAACGGTTGTCAGATGATCATAATGTTGCAGTTGAGAAGGTGAGGAAGGAGCTGAAAGCACTTCATCCCGATGATTCGCACATTGTGGTGTATTGCCGTGGAGTTTGGAGGATTAAGGGAATAATTCAG GTGTCAAGATCTATTGGCGATGTCTACCTGAAAAGGCCCGAGTTTAACAGAGACCCAATATTCCAGCAATTTGGAAACCCCGTTCCTTTGAAGCGACCAGTAATGACAGCAGAACCCTCTATCCTTTTTAGAAAGCTTAAGCCACAGGACTTATTCCTGATATTTGCATCAGATGGTCTCTGGGAACAGTTAAGTGATGAAGCAGCAGTAGACATTGTGTTAAAAAATCCAAGAGCT GGAATTGCAAAGACACTGGTCAGAGCTGCCATTCAAGAGGCtgcaaagaagaaagagatgagaTATGGTGAcataaagaaaattgaaaagggAGTAAGGCGTCATTTCCATGATGATATTACTGTGATCGTCATTTATCTTGACCACCAAAAAGGTTCCTCGAATGGAAGATTTAACCACAATACGTTTTCCTGCACCAATGCACCAGTTGACATCTTCTCCCTgaatgcagatgaggctgaagATGATCTTCTTCACCCAGTTTTCTAG
- the LOC121254553 gene encoding probable E3 ubiquitin-protein ligase RHY1A isoform X1, giving the protein MTSASELFYSRRSRLGRSDQDLGFDRISPYNRRHHSDLHSHQPYHHHRRDLDGCNPPRRSPHVSHHTERASVRSGPSQFVASNNSNTENLSSRSRPRLTENDRLPGAVLLARARLLQRLRGEPLSGNRESDRPPSYINRTEIMFEDDISGLVDVGNMGNRTSTGQSVGSSTITDLSSRIERLQLLQEPKKKPPGLTQEALDCLRVEVYSSTVEGVVSRGSQDCSICLETFSEGDELIHLPCGHKFHSACLDPWVRTCGDCPYCRRDIVITSHREIKRT; this is encoded by the exons ATGACGAGCGCATCGGAGCTATTCTACTCCCGGAGGTCTCGCCTGGGTCGGAGCGACCAGGATCTAGGGTTCGATCGAATTTCTCCCTACAACCGCCGCCATCATAGCGATCTTCACAGCCATCAGCCCTATCACCATCATCGCCGTGATTTGGACGGCTGCAATCCTCCCCGGCGATCCCCGCATGTGTCGCATCACACG GAGCGTGCATCAGTTCGATCTGGTCCGAGTCAGTTTGTTGCAAGCAACAATTCTAACACAGAAAATTTAAGCAGCAGGAGTAGGCCGAGGTTAACTGAGAATGACAGGCTTCCTGGGGCTGTGCTGCTTGCAAGGGCAAGGCTTCTGCAGAGGTTGAGAGGGGAGCCTCTTTCTGGAAACAG GGAAAGCGACAGACCTCCGTCTTACATTAACCGTACTGAAATAATGTTTGAAGATGATATAAGTGGGCTGGTTGATGTTGGTAACATGGGGAATCGAACGTCAACAGGTCAGTCAGTTGGAAGCTCAACCATTACCGACTTGAGCTCCCGAATTGAGAGGCTGCAATTATTGCAAGAACCAAAGAAGAAGCCGCCTGGTCTCACTCAGGAGGCTCTTGACTGTTTGCGCGTGGAGGTTTATAGCAGCACAGTTGAGGGGGTGGTGTCAAGAGGTTCACAGGATTGTAGTATATGTCTGGAGACTTTCTCAGAGGGAGACGAGCTTATACACTTGCCCTGTGGGCATAAATTCCACTCTGCATGCTTGGATCCCTGGGTTCGAACCTGTGGGGACTGTCCGTATTGCCGTCGAGATATAGTCATAACTAGTCATAGAGAGATAAAAAGGACGTAA